Within Candidatus Dojkabacteria bacterium, the genomic segment AGCCAAGATCTTCCGATCTTCACGAACCTTTCGATATGATGTAGCGAATATGAATAGTACAGGTGTCAAGCCTAGAAGCACGAATAGAGTTGAGTTGTATGTATCATAATATTGAAAAATCGACTCCCCAGTGGCGTCGTGCAACTCCATCCAACCTGTGGCATACCTAAATGAATTCACAAGAGTGTTTCTTGTCAGCTCGGCCTGCCTTAAGTCAGAGGTTACTTGATCGATTGATTCGCTAGACTGAAGAGAGCTTGCATGCCTAATTATTTCCGTCGGAAGGAAGTTTTTTTCTGGAGTGAAAGAGAAGCAGTCCCTGTACAATAACCGCCCAAGATAGCAGCAACAACAATGTATATGCCGTTACTTCCTTCAACCTTGACTCTGTTATCAGAAAGTGGACCCGACCCCTGAGAGAGTTCGCCTTATTTACATTTCTTGTCTGTGCAAAATTAAGCATTGCTGCTAGAAGCAATACTTGTGGTACCAGCAGGAAGAAGGCAACAAGGTTTAGCGACGAAAGGAAGAGGTAGATTACGCCTAAGAGTAAGCCTAAGATGAGCAATATCATGCCGACTCTGTTACTAACAGTTCTGTCTTTCCTTTGTAATAATAGTACAGTCCATGGGAGCGCGGCAAACATCGCAAGGAATATAGTAACTGGCTGGTTGAAAATCCATATTGATATAAGGCTTCCAATAACAAGTAGCAGTCCAGACACCAGAGAGAATGCTTCACGAATTGCGGTACGCTTTTCTTTTACAGATGCGCCAAGGCTCAACCTTACCAACACGATGTAGCCTGCCATACCGACGATAAATGGCAAGGCCGTGTTTAGCTTCGATAGGATCGAGGGCGTCAGTCCGATAAGGCCAGCAAATATAACAGGCAGGTTAAATAGGCTCGGACCGTACAGGAAGAAGTTGCCTGAGTGAAATGCTCTGTAGACAAGTATCTCTAAGCCCCAGTAAGGAGAGATATTGTCGAGCCCGATGATGTAACTGACTCGCCAGAAGAAGTTAGCAACTGCAAACGCAAGCGCTATCATTAGTGGTGTGAGAATTAGTAGCAGAGAGAAGTTCTTTTTGCTCATCGTAAGTTGGTCTAGAAATTACTTGTTGTTAAAACATTATACATATTTCAAGGCTAGTCGACAGCCGGAGCGTGAAACCAACTCCACCCCGATGAAGTCGCACTTCACAAGTGTGATCTCAATTGACTCAGAACCTTGTCAACAAATATGCGAGTGTGTATATTAAAAGTAGATTAAAGTAGCTGCTCAAATTCTCTATGGACGACATACAAAATAAGACACAGGCAACGGATACGACCAATGTAACTACCACGGGTGCCGTTAATCAGGTCACAACGACCGATCCTGCTGCCTCACCTCAACCTGTTGACCCAGTGCCAGTACAAGACTCTCCGGCCGACGCAGACACGACAGTAGAGGTCCCAGCCGAGCAAACTGAAATTACAAATGAGACTGTAGCAGTGGATGCTGACATTCCAGCTCCTGAAGCAGATGTCGCAGACCAAGTAGAAGTACCGGAGGCCCCACAGCAAACACCACCAGATATGCCTGAACCAGATTATGATGAGATGTTCGAGAGTATGCAGTCAATCGACTTCGCACAATTCCTGGGCATGGGCTATCAGAAGATAATAGAGACAGCTGACAAACTTGAGCAGTCCGGCAACCCTGAGAAAATCGCAATCGCACAGGAGCTTCGACAGGTTGACCCTTCACTATTTGAGCTAAGCATTGGCGAGCAGAAGATAAAAGAGCTCGAGTCCATGCTTGTACAGGCGGGTGTTGATGAGGACGTAGTAAAAAACATGCTCTTTGATCTGTTGAGGACAGCAAACGAGAGGATGATCGCCAGAGTCATAGAGAGCATGAATCCAGCTACAAAGCAGGCGTGGGATGAACTACAGGTACATGAGCCAAATCCCGCACAACAGATCTACTTGCTTGATCATACGGCTGCAAGCCTGATGAAGATGACATTGGACGATATATATGAAGAGGAGCTAGAGAACCTTACAAATCTCGTAGCAGGCATATTCGATACACAGGGTAAGAGTATCGAGAAAGTTTCGAGTCTTACTCCTGAACAGACGCAGCAGGTCAAAGATGCATTCGACAAGAATGATCATGAACTTGGAATACAGTTAATTTATCAATTCGCAGGAAGCAATGGCACGAAATGAGCATGTAGCAATCCCATCTAGGGCTGACTCACCACCAAGCAAAGAATCAATTGCACAAGCAGCAAAAGAGGGTAGGCCAGAATATATTAACGCTGTTATCCCAGCAGGTATCGAAGCTGCCGACAAGGCCGCATATGAAGATCTGAACATTGAGGGTAAGGCTGGAATGGTTGGCGATCCTAACAACAAGCAGGCACTTCAAAGGGCAGTTACAGAGTTCCAACGTGTTGCTGCCGAGTATACTAGACCAGTAGATCCGAATGTACCAGCCAACTACTTGGAGTTGAGCCCTACGGCATCGGTCATGGAAGCTGATGGTACTGTCTTGGCCGCCGCTCAGAAAAAGGTTGATTACCTCTATGAGGTAAACCATACAACAGGCCAGCGCAATATAGAAAAAGTAGCAAAAATAGACGCAGAAACACTCATCAAAGGAGATCAGCTTTCCGCTCAGCTAAATGAGATCGCAAAGGCAGTATATGGTGCAGAGTTGGTAACTAAAGTCGCTGAGCATATTGATGCAAATATTGATACTACAAGTGCAACATTCCAAGGAGCATTAGAGACATTAAATGACACAATCACCTTAGCCTACACTAGGGGCGGATCTTCAGTTTCGGAAAAGCTCAAACCTGCCAATACGGATGCAGATGTGAAAAAGATGCTCTCAGACGCCTTGCTTTCGGTATTGGTACTAAATCCTGAGAAGGCAAGAGATATTATAGATAAGCTTGGCAAGACAGGCAGTACGGATATATTTAATGATTTTCCTGGTCTCAGAGAGGCGTTCCAGAATAGGGTGCTTAAAGGAGTCGTTGATAAACTTGATCGAAAATATCACTACTTCTCACCTCACGTGAGGTTAACAGGGCCATATGCAGGAACAACTCGGGTGGATGAAGCAACTGCGGAGGCAAATATTAAAGAGCTCCTTGATGTAGTAAAAGGAGTTCCAGGAAAGACTGCAGCTACGATGCAAATTAAATACTTGCAGCCGACGACTGGCAGGAGTGTCCCAGCACCGCTAAAGCCGCTAAAGACTGGATCTATTGTAAATCTGGCCACAACAACTTCGAATGCAAAGGAAATGGTTAACGCTTCCGCACAGCTCACCTCAAAAGCAAACCCTAACAATGCAACCAGACTGAGTAATTATGATCGTAACAATGTGATCTTTAAGGGTTTACTCATACCGCCGCGAACTTCAGACAGGTCGGACAAATTGGCACAATCTCTTGCACTCAATATTGGGTTTATTGCTTCAGAGTCTCCAGCCAATTTCTACGACATGCTTCAATTAGGCGTCAAAGCGGTTCTGAAAGAGCCCAACCGTGCGACCAGAGAGGCAAACTATCGAGCACTGGAGGCAAAGGTTTCGACACTAACTCTTTCAACACTGACAAAAGACAGGTTCAGAGACAATAAGAATGAGATGAGTGAGTTCCGATCACCAGTTGAGACATACAACGGTATGGTCGCGAAGCTTGTATCAGAGGCGAAGGTCTTAATATTGGCCGACGTAGTAGCGAATAAGATTACTCCAGAACTGCGTGGCTTGAATGTAACTACACCACCTTCACCGGAGCTGCTTGCATTCCAAAGACTCATTACGGAGCTGACCTCACCAGGGCAAGGAGTAGATGGTGCACGACTTGAGCAGCTTAGCGCATTAATGATGGGGCTTACAGATAACGCTACAAGGCAGGCAGTCGCCGATAAGTTACGTGCAATTACAACTCTTGAAGTTGTTAACTCAATGGCAGAGCAGCTAGCAGGCGCGGATTCTGGTCCAAACTATGACTTCTACATGCTAGTTCTCACAAGAGAATTCGGAACCGATCAGAATTTCATGGGGCTCCCAACCGCTGGTAGCCCAGCTGAGCTTGCAAAGGCATTGAGAGATAGACTTTACGCTGGAAATACAGCGCTTACGCTAAATGTCCCTGCTGGCGACCCAATACATGCATACATGCAATCTCTACATCCTGGCGTTTATACACCAATCACGGCAGTAAATATTGATGCTTATGGTCTGACCGGAAACGCGGCATCAATAGCACACGAGCTTTACGGCATAATCAGAAGAGGCCTTGAAGGCGGAGTGCTAATGGATCTCGCTGGTAAATCTGACGTAGAAAAGAAGCAATACCTCCGTGATCAGTTTGGCATTGTCGACAGTGTCGGTGGTAATCAACTCAACGAAGCGTTGGATAGACTAAACAAAGTGCTCGCAGCTACAAGCACTGAGATGACAACATTGCCGGAGATGATCGGTTATGCAACTAAAGGTGTACCAGCACCAGAAGGCACAAACTACACAAATATTGTCCGTGCCTATGAAGACTACCTGCGCACAGGGAATGGAGTACACGAGACATTAAAGAACGCTGAGATGCTGTCTGCACAGAAATTCATTGACGCTGTCCAAGATCAGGCAAATGCTACTACCGGTACAGCGGTTGGCGATGTGGTGACTGCTCAAGGCTTAGAGCTTTCAATCGAAGAGCAGAGAGCTATGGTCATGAAGAACTACGAAGACCTTGGTGGAAAAACAGGTTGGAAAGGTTTCTTAGCAGCAGCTAAAATGGCTGTCTCAAAGATAGCACGTGCCTCAATCTATATGGGTGGAGCATGGGCACTGACAACTGCAGCCGCGACATTCGCACCTCCACTAGGAGTAGGTATCGCGGTAGGCTGGACAGCTTGGAGAATATTCCAAGGATTTAGGCAGGGACGAGCGCTTTTTGAAGCTGGCAAAAACATACACGGATTTGAGAACAAGCAAAAGTGGGCATTTATTGCAGGAGCGGTTGCAGCAAACGCTGCAGTATACGCCTTCCTTCCATATCCAATTACTACATTTGCATTAACAGCAGCGGAAACAATAGGTTTGTGGGGGTATAACAGCCACATGATGAAGAAAGAGCACAAGGCACTTTCCGATGCTCACACAGCATATGAAACAGCACTTCAGACAAAATTGAACGGTCTTAATCTAACTGTCGCAACAGATAAGGAGCTGCTCATCAAGGTTGCTCGAGCACTCGCACTCCCACATGACCCAGCCAATCCAGATAAGGCAGCACTTCTGACTGCGATTAATGATGCAAGGACCAATTACTATGCGAACCCAGGAGATACACAAGTCCGACAGAGAATTAGACAGTTCAGCGAGCTCATGGAGGCAGAGCTAACAGCTGAGAAAGCAACAGTAGCTGCGGCAAGCCTTGAAGCCAAGAAGATCAACAGAGTAGCAAGAGAAAATACAATGGCTTGGAGCGTATCTTCTGCAACTACAAAACTCTGGGTTGGTAGCGCAGCGACGTTCAGTGGCTTACCGGTAGGCATAAGTAGTATCAGTGAATGGTTCGAGGGTATTGGTGGACCAAACTTCGAACCAGCAGAACAACTAAACACAAATCTTGAAGGTCAGCTAGATCAAAGGCTTGAATCTCTTGGTATGTCAGGCGAAACTGGAAGCGTCGTAGGTGTAACACAGGCGGCTGATGGACAGTTCTATGCTGTTGTCGATCTTGATGGCGACGCATCTACTGTCGATGCAATGGTTCAAGTCAATAATGTCACTTCAGAAGAAATTACCGAGCTAGACTTCAGCGGTGATGAGCAAATGAACTTTGATGCTGTAAGCATTACAAATTCACGCCACACTGCAGATGGAGGACTAGACGTTGCAACTATCTCTGAGCAGTACTCTCTCAAAACTGGGCATAATGTAGCTGGGATAAGTGTGATGCAAGCACAAGATACTCCTGCTGGTGCAGGAAATATTTCAGGATTTATTGTCGATGATGCTGCCAGTGGGCAAGTATCTGTCACAGTCGAACAAGCAGATGGAACAGTAGCGATCTACGGAGAAGAGTATGCAAACCAGATGTACAATGTAACCTTTGTGTCTGAGGATACAACGATTGGAGCTCCAACTGTAGAGTTCACAGACGTAGTTCCAACCGGATCTAACTCCGTAGCACTGGTCTATACTTCCGAAGTTAATGGGCAAGATGTAGTAGTAGCAGCAATAAACCCTGTCACAGGTCAGCCACTTGATAGCTATACAGATCCTGTCAGTGGAGAATTAGTAGAGCCACAATACACACTCACAATGGATAGCACCGGTGAAATAACTGGAGGCGGTGAAGGCGCAGCAGTCGCTTCACAAGCTTCATATGTATTAAAACCTGGAGACTCAGCATGGGTTGCAACTTCCAATATGGTTCAAGAAATTTTTGGTGAGAAAGCTGTAGGACAAGACACAGCAGATATTATCAATGAAGCGCAAGCAAATGGCACACTGAACGAGCTTTATGCCTTCTTCCAGGAGAATGATCATAATGCCCGATTAGCTGCTGACCAAAGATCTCAAATGACAGCATTCCAACCAGATGATGAGTGGAATTCAGCCATACTCGGCAAACTTGCACCAGAGTCGATGGCTCGAATTGAGGAGAGAACTGGAGTAGATTTTGTCGGTATCTCCCCGGACCAGCCATTTAGCGCAGCATATGGGGCACCAGGAGGTGGTAGCGCAGGTGGAGGCGAAGAAATTGAGTGGAGCATAAACATGGTATTGAATCCTGCGAATCCAGCACAGCCAGTTACAGGCGTGCCAGCTGTTGATCCGTCACAGCATGTCGCAGTATGGTTTGGCAACTTACAGCAACCACCTGAAGATACAGACTCAGCGTGGACAAACTTCTGGGACAGAATATTCAGAAGAGATGAGTATGCACCACAACCGCAGCCAATTGAAGAGACTGCCGCAACCTCCTCACAGGCAACTCAACCAGCTCAAGCTGAGCAAGGTATGGGTGGTGGGGCAGTTGTCGCTGGTGAAGGTCAGGCGGTTGTTACTGGTACACAGGCTACACTTACAGTACCCGTACAGGGTACAGCAGTTGGAGCAACAGCTGCAGTCACAACTGGCGCTATTTCATCAGGTCAGGTTGGTACAGTTACAGTAGGTGATACTACTGTTGCATCGTTGACGCTCCCACCAAGCACAGACCATGTAAGTGTCACACATCGATTCTTCCCTAACAGCGACCCCGCGGAATATAGTGCTGAGCAAGTAGTGGCAGTAGTGCCCGGGGACCCAGATGGAAATGGTGAAGGAGTTATGATCATTAATGATGCAGGACAACAAGTTTTCGTAGCTGGTGATGTCACCATCCATTATGAAAACGGCCAATCTGATCCTGTAGTATCGACATATGACTTGGCTGATAGGAATTTGGCAAATGGTGGTCCAATAACAAGTGCAATATTGACAGGCGTCAATAGAGCGCAAGATGCGTTTGGCGACTTCGTAACTGGGCTTACTGGTAGCGGTGAAGGACCTTTGTATGACATGAATGGGAGGACTGAGAATGTGACTATCCCGGAGTCATTATATGATGAATACACCGTAGAGCAAGCTGACGGGACTGTACTTCAATATGATGCAGGCAAGGTTGTCATCGTAACCGAAGAAGGTCTGACATACCAAGATGAGACTGGTCAGCATTTTGTTCAGGGCAATGTATATGGATACGGAACAGAAGCTGGTAAAACCATACAGACAGACTTTAGTAACTCTGAGACAGCAGTTACAGTCGATGCTGCTGGTAACGCGAAATTTAGCGCTCGAGGATACGAGACAGGATTACTCTATGATGCTCCAGGCATGAGCCAGGACTTCATGCTTGGTGCCGAGTATCAACAGTTCGAGGTGCGTGATGATAGCGGAAACGTCGTTCAAACAGTATCCCGAGGTGAGATTGCAAGAATTACACCTCAAGGCCTATGGCTGGCGAATGGTGTAAAAGTTGACGGGAATGTTTACGGTATCGTGGTTGAAGCAGGTCAAACATACTCAACTGATCTGACTGATCCAGCTCAGCTATTCGACGCGGCGAACCCAAATCAGGTCAATCTACAGCGAGTACCAGTTCAGTAGGATTAGGCAGTAATAGATCGAAGCCCGTACGAGCTTCGATCTATCCTTTACTTTAGAGGATGTTTTGATGTATGCTCCACCTCAGCAAACCTATCCGACGCATGCATCCCGCTCCGCAAGCTTCGCGGGACAAGCATACCTTACTTTAAAGGATGTTTTGATGTGTGTTCCTCTTCCGCGAAACGATCTGAAGCGTGTACATATCTAGTCGTCGTATTCAAACTCTCGTGACCCAAGCAGCACCTGAATCGCCGCTGCAGAAGCACCATTCTCAGCCAGAGTAAGTTGCAAAGCCATGCCTCAGAGCTGTGCGCCGAGGTAGGCACCTGGATACCGATCCTGCGACGATACTCGGCGATCTTCTCCTGGAAATAATTAGTTGAAATCCTTTTGCCGCGCCGACCGTTTCGACCACCGCTGAAAGGGATGAACAGGGCAGGGGAGTAGAACTTTTTGAGGTAGCCGGTGCGGCGATACTGCTCCACTAGTTCGATCCCTTTGCCATCGGCAGAGAGTTTATTTCGGTCAAAACCATCGAGACCAGATCGTGAAACAGAGCTATCCTCCGATGTTTCACGGTCAGATGTAGAATCGCCGGGGTCGGCTTCAATCTGATCCGCAGCTGATTCAGCATCAGAGCCGCCAGCACCAGATTTATCGCTAATCTCAACATTATTATCTGTCAGCAAGTTCACAACCCAATTTGGATCATTCGACATATCCTCAAGACCCTCGGCGGAGCCGTTATAACCAACGTAGTTAAGCCTTATCTTCAAATACTCATTGAGCCAATCCTTGGCGCGGTCGGTCAGGTATACGAAGCGCTGCTTGCGGCCCTTACCCTCAATAAATAGCTTGCCGTCAAGGTTAATCTGCTCCAGATTGAGCCCTGTGAGCTCCGAAATACGCATCCCGGTCGAGAAAAGCATTTCCATCATTGTGCGGTTCCTCAAGGCTACTTTGAGGTCGCGTTCAAATTCTGTTGGACACTCGATTAATTTGACCAGCTCGTCGAACTCGGCAACCTGCGATTTCTTGCGGTCGGCCTTGATAAGTTTTATCGCATCGGGCGCAATCGGAATATCTAGATCAAAATCAATTCTATACTTCAGATATGATCTGATTGCTGAAAGCATCCGGTTAACGCTGCGTGCGTCGAGCCCTTGCTCTTTGTTGCCGCGGTTGCGGGTTGGTGGTTTAAGCTCCTTCAGACTGCCAAATACTTTTTTGTATACGTCGTCCAGGTAGGTCTGGGTGGTTCGACCTTGCGAGTGGTCGGATCTGCCTGGTAAGCGACCCTCAAACATGATCCGTTCCAGCTGTTCCTCATCTTTTGATAGCTCGCCAGGTGTATCAGTGGCACCCTGATCGGTATCGTCGGTTTTAGACCCCTTAGAGCGCGTCATATCATTATCCTTGATGTCAAAGGCTTTATTGAGATACTCCTCTCGAAACTGGTTCAAATCGACCAAGTGATCTCCATTTCTCAGATATCCTTTGTAAATTGTGATCGTCTTCTTATCGACTTCATCAAATTTAATCTTTTGGCCGTTTAGGAATACGGCAAATATGCACAGGTCGCGTGCGTAATTGTATACGGTAAGCATTGAATAGTTGTTATTTTGCAGATCAAGCAAGAAATCGTCTTGTTCTGGTAGTTTTGGAATATCCATCTCTCTATATTATCACAGAAATATTAAAATAATTTAATGGGAAATGGCGGTTTGATAATGAAATTTGACCAGAGTAGGGGTCTGAAAATTTTTTTGGAGAACCAAATAGGTGATTTTTAATGAAAATTTCATGAAAAGTGGCCAAAAGGGCATTTTCAGAAAATTCATAAAATATCGATAAATTAATGTTTTTCATAAGTTTTTAATGAAATAAAACAGTGCAAATCAGTGCACATGGGCAGCAGCCAGAGCCAGTCCCCTGCCGCTCTTGACACCCGATACCGCATATAAGGGTGATTATGCTCGGTTATACCAGAAAGTAAATGAACATGTAAAGTGTACCTTTTGCATACTTCGGAGAATTCTACATTGGATGTACATACTTGCAGCTATACTCTACTGATATATTCCTTTATTTGCCGCCTATCCTATTAGCACTTTCACTCTACTCTTGCGAGTTATCCACAATTTACTACAGGATATTACCCACTATAGGCTGTGAAACACTATGAGCTCCCCCACTCCTCCACCGCTGTCAGGATGAAAAATTTTTCACATTAATGAATTTCATTAAAAATGCGTTGCTTTATTGCAAAAATATATTTATTGCCACTGCAATAAGCACCGTTATGAAGTACTTCAGATATGAGAAGCTGTTTAGCTTGCCGCGGTTCATCTCTACGCCAAATAGCACGAAGGCTACTGTGGTTGGGAGCAATGCAGTGATTTCATAACTAGAGCCAAGCATCACGCCACCCATCAATATCGCTGTCATAGAGACCGAAATCATGATTATCGACGAGTAGATCTCCTGCCTTGTGTAGTCTAGATGTAGCGAATGGAAGAAAATACCCGCCAGATAAGCGAAGAATAGCACAACTACGCTAATAATCACATGCACCTCGAACGACAGAACACCAAAGGTTATAAAGTACACATACAGCAAGGTGATGATATATGAAGTCGTCTTGGCCACCTGCTCTAGCGGCACCCTCTTAAACGTCGCTACATTAAAAATATTTGCCATTAGGAAGCTGATATATGTTGTAACCAAGACCACAATCAGCAGCACAAATAAAAGCAGGAATTCATACACTCTAGCGAAGTCGCGGAAGAAGAAAAGCATAACGAAAAGTGCCTGCGAGGCCACGAAGATAGCACTTTGGGGCAAAATAGTCAGGAGGCTACGCACCGTCACTTGAAATCTGAAGCCCCAGATCATCCCAAGGTATGAAGCAAAGAAGTATATAAAGAACATACCCGCCAGGTGCCAGTA encodes:
- a CDS encoding tyrosine-type recombinase/integrase, with translation MDIPKLPEQDDFLLDLQNNNYSMLTVYNYARDLCIFAVFLNGQKIKFDEVDKKTITIYKGYLRNGDHLVDLNQFREEYLNKAFDIKDNDMTRSKGSKTDDTDQGATDTPGELSKDEEQLERIMFEGRLPGRSDHSQGRTTQTYLDDVYKKVFGSLKELKPPTRNRGNKEQGLDARSVNRMLSAIRSYLKYRIDFDLDIPIAPDAIKLIKADRKKSQVAEFDELVKLIECPTEFERDLKVALRNRTMMEMLFSTGMRISELTGLNLEQINLDGKLFIEGKGRKQRFVYLTDRAKDWLNEYLKIRLNYVGYNGSAEGLEDMSNDPNWVVNLLTDNNVEISDKSGAGGSDAESAADQIEADPGDSTSDRETSEDSSVSRSGLDGFDRNKLSADGKGIELVEQYRRTGYLKKFYSPALFIPFSGGRNGRRGKRISTNYFQEKIAEYRRRIGIQVPTSAHSSEAWLCNLLWLRMVLLQRRFRCCLGHESLNTTTRYVHASDRFAEEEHTSKHPLK